One Defluviimonas sp. SAOS-178_SWC DNA window includes the following coding sequences:
- the ettA gene encoding energy-dependent translational throttle protein EttA: MASYQYVYHMDGVSKAIPGGKKLFENIRLNFLPGVKIGVVGVNGAGKSTLLRIMAGIDKDFTGEAWAAKGATVGYLPQEPELDPALNVRGNVMEGVKAKQAKLDRYNELAMNYSDETADEMAKLQDEIDAENLWDLDSQIDVAMEALRCPPDDAQVDTLSGGEKRRIALCKLLLEQPDMLLLDEPTNHLDAETIAWLQKHLIEYKGTILIVTHDRYFLDDITGWILELDRGRGIPYEGNYSSWLEQKAKRLEQEAREDKSRQKVLERELEWIRAGAKARQAKQKARINKYNELADQSERDKLTRAQIIIPNGPRLGGKVIEVEGLKKHMGDKQLIEDLSFALPPGGIVGVIGPNGAGKTTLFRMLTGQEQPDAGAVSYGDTVKLAYVDQSRDALDSGKTVWEEISGGAEQIELGDATMNSRAYCSAFNFKGGDQQKKVGLLSGGERNRVHMAKLLKSGGNVLLLDEPTNDLDVETLQALEAALDDFAGCAVIISHDRFFLDRLCTHILAFEGEAHVEWFEGNFEAYEEDKIRRLGPDSVEPKRVKYKKFSR; the protein is encoded by the coding sequence ATGGCCAGCTATCAATACGTCTACCACATGGACGGCGTCTCCAAGGCGATCCCCGGCGGCAAGAAGCTCTTCGAGAACATCCGCCTGAACTTCCTCCCCGGCGTGAAGATCGGTGTCGTCGGCGTCAACGGCGCGGGTAAATCCACGCTTCTGCGCATCATGGCCGGCATCGACAAGGACTTCACCGGCGAGGCCTGGGCCGCCAAGGGCGCGACCGTCGGCTATCTGCCGCAGGAGCCCGAGCTTGACCCCGCGCTCAATGTCCGCGGCAACGTGATGGAAGGCGTGAAGGCCAAGCAGGCCAAGCTCGACCGTTACAACGAGCTTGCCATGAACTACTCCGACGAGACCGCCGACGAGATGGCGAAGCTCCAGGACGAGATCGACGCCGAGAACCTCTGGGATCTCGACAGCCAGATCGACGTCGCGATGGAGGCGCTGCGCTGCCCGCCCGACGACGCCCAGGTCGACACGCTTTCGGGCGGCGAAAAGCGCCGCATCGCGCTCTGCAAGCTGCTGCTCGAACAGCCCGACATGCTCCTGCTCGACGAACCGACCAACCACCTCGACGCCGAGACCATCGCCTGGCTGCAAAAGCACCTCATCGAGTACAAGGGCACGATCCTGATCGTCACCCACGACCGCTACTTCCTCGACGACATCACCGGCTGGATCCTCGAACTCGACCGCGGCCGCGGAATTCCTTACGAGGGCAACTACTCCTCCTGGCTCGAACAGAAGGCCAAGCGCCTCGAACAGGAAGCGCGCGAGGACAAGTCGCGCCAGAAGGTCCTGGAGCGCGAGCTTGAATGGATCCGCGCCGGCGCCAAGGCCCGGCAGGCCAAGCAGAAGGCGCGGATCAACAAGTACAACGAACTCGCCGACCAGTCCGAGCGCGACAAGCTCACCCGCGCCCAGATCATCATCCCGAACGGCCCGCGCCTCGGCGGCAAGGTGATCGAGGTCGAGGGCCTGAAGAAGCACATGGGCGACAAGCAGCTGATCGAGGATCTCTCGTTCGCGCTGCCCCCCGGCGGCATCGTCGGCGTCATCGGCCCGAACGGCGCCGGCAAGACCACCCTCTTCCGCATGCTCACCGGGCAGGAACAGCCCGACGCCGGCGCCGTCAGCTACGGCGACACCGTGAAGCTCGCCTATGTCGACCAGTCCCGCGACGCGCTCGACAGCGGCAAGACCGTGTGGGAGGAGATCTCCGGCGGCGCCGAGCAGATCGAGCTTGGCGACGCCACCATGAACTCCCGCGCCTACTGCTCCGCCTTCAACTTCAAGGGCGGCGACCAGCAGAAGAAGGTCGGGCTCTTGTCGGGCGGTGAGCGGAACCGCGTCCACATGGCGAAGCTCCTGAAATCCGGCGGCAACGTCCTTCTCCTCGACGAACCGACCAACGACCTCGACGTGGAAACCCTCCAGGCGCTGGAGGCCGCGCTCGACGACTTCGCCGGCTGCGCCGTCATCATCTCCCACGACCGCTTCTTCCTCGACCGCCTCTGCACGCATATCCTGGCGTTCGAGGGCGAGGCCCATGTCGAATGGTTCGAGGGCAACTTCGAGGCCTACGAGGAAGACAAGATCCGGCGGCTCGGGCCGGATTCCGTTGAACCCAAAAGGGTGAAATACAAGAAATTCAGCCGCTGA
- the yciA gene encoding acyl-CoA thioester hydrolase YciA, which produces MTDTGPEGELTLRTLAMPRDVNVNGDIFGGWVLSQMDIAGGIVARERAKGRVATVAVDAMKFIRPVKVGDVLCIYVKIGRIGRTSLALEIEAWVLRGRIGAREKVTEAIFTFVAIDDDGRPRVVPAA; this is translated from the coding sequence ATGACCGACACGGGACCGGAAGGCGAACTGACGCTCCGCACGCTCGCCATGCCGCGCGACGTGAACGTCAACGGCGACATCTTCGGCGGCTGGGTGCTGAGCCAGATGGACATCGCCGGCGGCATTGTCGCGAGGGAGCGGGCGAAGGGTCGTGTGGCCACCGTCGCGGTCGATGCGATGAAGTTCATCCGGCCGGTGAAGGTTGGCGATGTCCTTTGCATCTACGTGAAGATCGGTCGCATCGGTCGCACCTCGCTCGCGCTCGAGATCGAGGCCTGGGTTCTGCGGGGCCGGATCGGCGCGCGCGAGAAGGTGACCGAGGCTATCTTCACATTCGTCGCCATCGACGACGACGGCAGACCGAGGGTCGTACCCGCGGCCTGA
- a CDS encoding glycosyltransferase family 39 protein, producing MQGSGQRDYLWLAAIVVLAAALRIWGLNAPMWHDEIQTLVTHVNLGWGEMIQSYSMNHHYLHNIAAKASMSLFGDAPWAIRLPAMLFGLGTLAAMWVLARDIAGALIAHVTTLLLALSYHEIWFSQNARGYTGLALFSTLGMLFFLRGMKTPTRGTWALYGLCLAAAVFTHLTGAFFFLAQGLIWLAVVIARALRGQLDGATFRLPFMGFLIGGLIAALLYLPILPSLLDTVSTVSESSATDVMQEYQNPVWTAFEAIRTGIGQTGPIVALVGAAVLAVSLLGAIALHRDAPLFAITTFLHISLTAGILMAVGMRIWPRFFFVDIGFLMLLFVAGVQLSCAVIAHFIGGERVSRGLFALLAVALVAISAFLAKRNYDFPKQDLAGAYAFTQSLRQPGERVYAVGYSEQDFRGFYGADWGAIYTDDEYKAALAEPGPVILVVGFPGRNFRDVPQMALDAGIGGSDVCAPDRPEKTVLKTVRCFGGTLGDGNVIVFRRD from the coding sequence ATGCAGGGCTCAGGACAGCGCGACTATCTCTGGCTTGCGGCGATCGTCGTCCTTGCAGCGGCGCTCCGCATCTGGGGGCTGAATGCGCCGATGTGGCATGACGAGATCCAGACGCTCGTCACCCATGTCAATCTCGGCTGGGGCGAGATGATCCAGTCCTATTCGATGAATCACCATTACCTGCATAACATTGCCGCCAAGGCGTCGATGAGCCTTTTTGGCGATGCGCCCTGGGCGATCCGGTTGCCGGCGATGCTCTTCGGGCTCGGGACGCTCGCCGCGATGTGGGTCCTTGCCCGCGACATCGCCGGGGCGCTCATCGCCCATGTGACCACGCTCCTCCTCGCGCTCTCCTACCACGAGATCTGGTTTTCGCAGAACGCGCGCGGCTATACCGGGCTCGCGCTTTTCTCGACGCTCGGAATGCTCTTCTTCCTGCGCGGGATGAAGACGCCGACGCGGGGGACATGGGCGCTCTACGGGCTCTGCCTCGCCGCAGCGGTCTTCACCCATCTCACGGGCGCCTTCTTCTTCCTGGCGCAGGGGCTCATCTGGCTCGCCGTTGTCATCGCCCGCGCGCTGCGGGGGCAACTCGACGGCGCCACCTTCCGCCTGCCCTTCATGGGCTTTCTCATCGGCGGCCTCATCGCCGCGCTCCTCTACCTGCCGATCCTGCCGAGCCTTCTCGACACCGTCTCGACCGTGTCGGAGAGCTCCGCCACCGACGTGATGCAAGAATACCAGAACCCGGTCTGGACCGCGTTCGAGGCGATCCGGACGGGCATCGGCCAGACCGGCCCGATCGTGGCGCTCGTCGGCGCGGCGGTGCTGGCGGTGTCGCTTCTCGGCGCCATTGCGCTGCACCGCGACGCGCCCCTTTTCGCGATCACGACCTTCCTCCATATCAGCCTGACCGCCGGTATCCTGATGGCGGTCGGGATGCGGATCTGGCCGCGCTTCTTCTTCGTCGATATCGGCTTCCTGATGCTCCTGTTCGTCGCGGGCGTCCAGCTCTCCTGCGCCGTCATCGCCCATTTCATCGGCGGAGAGCGGGTGTCGCGGGGTCTCTTCGCGCTCTTAGCCGTGGCTCTGGTCGCGATCTCGGCCTTCCTCGCCAAGCGCAACTACGATTTCCCGAAACAGGACCTCGCCGGCGCTTATGCCTTCACCCAAAGCCTCCGCCAGCCGGGTGAACGGGTCTATGCGGTCGGCTATTCCGAACAGGATTTCCGCGGCTTCTACGGCGCTGACTGGGGCGCGATCTATACCGACGACGAATACAAGGCAGCGCTGGCCGAACCCGGCCCGGTGATCCTCGTCGTCGGTTTTCCGGGCCGCAACTTCCGCGATGTGCCGCAGATGGCGCTCGACGCCGGTATCGGCGGTTCGGATGTCTGCGCGCCGGACCGACCGGAGAAGACCGTGCTGAAGACGGTCCGCTGCTTTGGCGGCACGCTCGGCGACGGCAACGTGATCGTGTTCCGCCGTGACTGA
- a CDS encoding NAD-dependent epimerase/dehydratase family protein: MRILITGGAGFIGSHLSERLIAEGHSVTALDDFSTGRRENLTSLAGHNRFRLVEGTILDPGLVQSLTDEAEVIFHLAAAVGVKLIMDEPSRSILTNINGTENVLKAALKDRKLTFVASTSEVYGKATKFPFSEDDDLTIGATKNLRWSYASAKQLDEFLTLAYVREVGLPAIVLRFFNTTGPRQTGRYGMVLPNFVQSALEGRPLMVHGTGEQSRCFGHVADVVEALVRLMATPAAQGQVFNVANDQEVTIRQLAEEVIAATGSPSEIKLIPYSDVYPEGFEDMARRLPDVSKLERTIGFRPRRPLSEIIADIVAEKRAAMAA; this comes from the coding sequence ATGAGGATCCTGATTACGGGCGGCGCCGGCTTCATCGGCTCGCATCTTTCCGAACGTCTGATCGCAGAAGGACATTCCGTCACCGCACTCGACGATTTCTCCACCGGCCGGCGCGAAAACCTCACGTCGCTCGCTGGCCACAACCGCTTCCGTCTGGTCGAAGGGACGATCCTCGATCCCGGCCTCGTCCAGTCCCTCACGGACGAGGCCGAAGTGATCTTTCACCTCGCCGCCGCCGTAGGGGTCAAGCTGATCATGGACGAACCTTCGCGGTCGATCCTGACCAATATCAACGGCACCGAGAATGTTCTGAAGGCGGCGCTGAAGGACAGGAAGCTGACCTTCGTCGCCTCGACCTCCGAAGTCTACGGCAAGGCCACGAAGTTCCCGTTCAGCGAGGATGACGATCTCACCATCGGCGCAACGAAGAACCTGCGCTGGTCCTACGCCTCTGCCAAGCAACTCGATGAATTCCTGACGCTGGCTTACGTACGTGAGGTCGGCCTACCCGCCATCGTCCTGCGCTTTTTCAACACGACCGGCCCGCGCCAGACCGGGCGCTACGGCATGGTGTTGCCGAATTTCGTTCAGTCCGCCCTCGAAGGCCGGCCGCTCATGGTGCACGGCACCGGCGAGCAGTCGCGCTGCTTCGGCCATGTCGCCGACGTCGTCGAGGCGTTGGTGCGCCTGATGGCGACACCGGCCGCGCAGGGTCAGGTCTTCAACGTCGCCAACGATCAGGAGGTGACGATCCGGCAACTGGCCGAGGAGGTCATCGCCGCCACCGGATCGCCATCGGAAATCAAGCTCATCCCCTACAGCGACGTCTATCCCGAAGGGTTCGAGGACATGGCCCGGCGCCTGCCCGACGTCTCCAAGCTCGAACGCACGATCGGATTCCGTCCGCGCCGCCCGCTGTCGGAGATCATCGCCGACATCGTCGCCGAAAAACGCGCCGCGATGGCGGCCTGA
- a CDS encoding nucleotide sugar dehydrogenase, with the protein MTNVFSLYSSLKDRIARREARIATVGLGYVGLPLALTISEAGFPTTGLDLNGARVAAINAGEKVISYFPEGRIRKAVAGGRFAATGDFAVLAEADLILICVPTPLSPAREPDLSYVIRAVEAIVEWLRPGQLVVLESTVWPGATATVVKPILERGGLRAGEDFFLAFSPEREDPGNEKFSTQSIPKVVGADDTRSRELIDQFYSHIVTKTVPVSSLATAEAVKLVENSFRTVNIALVNEMKVAMEAMGVDVWEVVKAASTKPFGYMPFYPGPGIGGDCIPVSPVYLSWRAKDVGSALPIVDLARANNDGAPDMIAGRVAVELSKHGGVAVKGARVLILGVAYKKNVEDTRESPALAILKRLEAMGAECDYHDPYFPVMPVTRDHPALAGRQSVALTGDTVAGYDAVLVATDHTDVDYALVARSARLVLDTRNVFAAFETTDRPARLVKI; encoded by the coding sequence ATGACCAATGTTTTTTCACTCTACTCGTCCCTCAAGGACCGTATTGCCCGGCGGGAGGCGCGTATCGCGACGGTTGGTCTTGGCTATGTGGGCTTGCCGCTCGCGCTGACGATCAGCGAGGCGGGGTTCCCGACGACGGGCCTCGATCTGAACGGCGCGCGGGTGGCCGCCATCAATGCGGGCGAGAAGGTGATCTCCTACTTCCCCGAGGGCCGGATCCGGAAGGCCGTCGCGGGTGGCAGGTTCGCGGCGACCGGTGACTTCGCGGTGCTCGCCGAGGCCGACCTGATCCTCATCTGCGTTCCGACGCCGTTGTCGCCGGCGCGCGAGCCGGATCTGAGCTACGTGATCCGCGCGGTGGAAGCGATCGTCGAATGGCTGCGCCCGGGGCAGCTCGTGGTTCTGGAAAGCACGGTCTGGCCGGGGGCGACCGCAACCGTCGTCAAGCCGATCCTCGAACGCGGCGGCCTGCGCGCCGGTGAGGATTTCTTCCTGGCCTTCTCGCCCGAGCGCGAGGATCCCGGGAACGAAAAGTTTTCGACCCAGTCGATCCCGAAAGTCGTCGGGGCCGACGACACCCGCTCTCGTGAGTTGATCGACCAGTTCTATTCGCACATCGTGACGAAGACCGTTCCGGTCAGTTCGCTCGCGACCGCCGAGGCGGTGAAGTTGGTCGAGAACAGCTTCCGCACCGTGAACATCGCGCTCGTGAACGAGATGAAGGTCGCGATGGAGGCGATGGGCGTCGATGTCTGGGAGGTGGTCAAGGCCGCATCCACCAAGCCCTTCGGATATATGCCTTTTTACCCCGGACCGGGAATCGGCGGCGACTGCATTCCGGTGTCGCCGGTCTATCTCTCGTGGCGGGCGAAGGATGTCGGATCGGCCTTGCCGATCGTGGATCTGGCACGTGCCAACAATGACGGCGCCCCGGACATGATCGCCGGTCGCGTGGCGGTCGAGTTGTCGAAGCACGGCGGCGTGGCGGTGAAGGGCGCGCGGGTGCTGATCCTTGGCGTCGCCTACAAGAAGAACGTCGAGGATACCCGCGAAAGCCCGGCGCTCGCGATCCTGAAGCGGCTGGAGGCGATGGGCGCGGAATGCGACTATCACGATCCCTATTTCCCGGTCATGCCGGTGACCCGGGATCATCCCGCGCTGGCAGGCCGCCAGTCGGTCGCCCTGACCGGGGATACGGTGGCGGGCTACGACGCGGTGCTGGTGGCGACCGACCATACCGATGTCGACTATGCGCTGGTGGCCCGCTCGGCGCGGCTTGTCCTCGACACCCGCAACGTGTTCGCCGCATTCGAAACGACAGACCGGCCGGCACGGCTGGTGAAGATATGA
- a CDS encoding NAD(P)/FAD-dependent oxidoreductase yields MQQENPCPVVVIGGGPAGLTAAYELQKRSNAHKPKVYEASNMVGGISRTESNNGYRFDIGGHRFFTKVKEVEEMWHEVLKDDFITVPRLSRIYYREKFFDYPLKLFNALTNIGPYESMRILLSYFKWQVRPFRKEESFEEWVINRFGGRLYMHFFRSYTQKVWGIDPKDIRADWAAQRIKNLSLFKAVWNAISGANDTTSLIEEFQYPRLGPGMMWERTQELIEEKGGEVHLRSEVVKVNRKDNRVISIDVKHWHEDGREPIMERVKGEHFVNSMALRDLIHAFDPPPPPEVIEAANRLKYRDFLIVTLVLDHADPFRDNWIYIHSPKVKVGRIQNFRAWSKEMLPDQNTASIGMEYFCQQGDGLWNMTDEELRQLASEELEQLGLAKATDVIGAAIIRQPKAYPVYDGEYRAALDVLEEWLLSLENFQTVGRNGLHRYNNQDHSMLSAMLAARNILGEQHDVWTVNVERSYHEEFEVKKPAGSVKAALAAE; encoded by the coding sequence ATGCAGCAGGAAAATCCTTGTCCCGTCGTTGTCATCGGCGGCGGCCCCGCTGGCCTGACTGCGGCTTACGAGTTGCAGAAACGGAGCAATGCCCACAAGCCGAAGGTCTATGAGGCCTCGAACATGGTCGGCGGCATTTCGCGGACCGAGTCGAACAACGGCTACCGTTTCGACATCGGTGGCCACCGCTTCTTCACGAAGGTGAAGGAGGTCGAGGAGATGTGGCACGAGGTGCTCAAGGACGACTTCATCACCGTCCCGCGCCTCAGCCGGATCTACTACCGCGAGAAGTTCTTCGACTATCCGCTCAAGCTCTTCAACGCGCTGACCAATATCGGCCCGTATGAATCGATGCGCATCCTGCTGTCCTACTTCAAGTGGCAGGTCCGCCCGTTCCGCAAGGAAGAGAGCTTCGAGGAATGGGTGATCAACCGCTTCGGCGGCCGGCTCTACATGCACTTCTTCCGCAGCTACACGCAGAAGGTCTGGGGCATCGATCCGAAGGACATCCGCGCCGACTGGGCAGCGCAGCGGATCAAGAACCTGTCGCTTTTCAAGGCGGTCTGGAACGCGATCTCGGGCGCGAACGACACGACGAGCCTGATCGAGGAATTCCAGTATCCACGCCTCGGTCCCGGCATGATGTGGGAGCGGACCCAGGAACTGATCGAGGAAAAGGGCGGCGAGGTCCATCTGCGTTCCGAAGTGGTCAAGGTGAACCGCAAGGACAACCGCGTCATCTCCATCGACGTCAAGCACTGGCACGAGGACGGGCGTGAGCCGATCATGGAGCGGGTCAAGGGCGAGCATTTCGTCAACTCGATGGCTCTGCGCGACCTGATCCACGCGTTCGACCCGCCGCCGCCGCCGGAAGTGATCGAGGCCGCGAACAGGCTGAAATACCGCGACTTCCTGATCGTGACGCTGGTTCTCGACCATGCCGATCCGTTCAGGGACAACTGGATCTACATCCATTCGCCCAAGGTCAAGGTCGGCCGCATCCAGAACTTCCGCGCCTGGTCGAAGGAGATGCTGCCCGATCAGAACACCGCCTCGATCGGCATGGAGTATTTCTGCCAGCAGGGCGACGGTCTGTGGAACATGACGGACGAGGAACTGCGGCAACTGGCGTCCGAGGAACTGGAGCAGCTCGGCCTCGCCAAGGCGACCGACGTGATCGGCGCCGCGATCATCCGGCAACCGAAGGCCTATCCGGTCTATGACGGTGAATACCGCGCCGCCCTCGACGTGCTTGAGGAGTGGCTTTTGAGCCTCGAGAATTTCCAGACCGTCGGTCGCAACGGGCTTCACCGCTACAACAACCAGGATCACTCGATGCTCTCGGCGATGCTGGCCGCGCGCAACATTCTTGGCGAGCAGCACGATGTCTGGACCGTCAACGTCGAGCGGTCCTACCACGAGGAATTCGAGGTCAAGAAGCCGGCAGGGTCCGTGAAGGCGGCACTCGCGGCCGAGTAG
- a CDS encoding KAP family P-loop NTPase fold protein: MKFFLEDRYIPVGKVGFQDNDHEGRPYDMLGRADTGKRISDLVERIDQPLVIAFDGEWGSGKSHFLKLWTGAHVIENGGTARVIYFDAFEHDYLDDPLPSLVGTVQEQWRDKKGVANTFSRVRTAAAKLAKPITRVGLAAATAGATEIAVAAVDPILEATGKELSKAVDDFWKKESARRSAMEEFRKALVGLTEVKDGPPQKIVFVVDELDRCRPDFALALLEIIKHFFAVPNVHFVLGSNLRSLENSVRARYGDKIDAAGYLKKFIHLTLKPPRSHGSLDAHAATAYFRSLSNLLQVPSAVASEIEHHFRYLTRQEVVSLRDVERIVAHTQLIPKLGLMQNGYRYLLVAATMLRILAPDTYSKLRSGSATHSDILSIYGLDSSFDTDDGFITWSREFWMAALSGVGSGDEFRRYLRDCFSGDRKEYVEQILGRHLDNFTFQKD, translated from the coding sequence ATGAAGTTTTTTTTAGAAGACCGCTATATTCCGGTCGGTAAGGTCGGATTTCAAGACAATGATCACGAGGGGCGCCCATACGACATGCTCGGTCGCGCCGATACCGGCAAAAGAATTTCCGATCTTGTCGAGCGGATTGATCAACCCCTTGTCATTGCTTTCGATGGAGAATGGGGCAGCGGAAAGTCGCATTTCCTCAAGCTCTGGACCGGCGCCCATGTGATAGAGAATGGCGGGACAGCCAGAGTCATCTATTTCGATGCATTCGAACACGACTATCTCGACGACCCACTTCCAAGCCTCGTGGGAACCGTGCAGGAGCAATGGCGCGACAAAAAAGGCGTAGCCAATACCTTCAGTCGCGTACGAACTGCCGCCGCAAAACTCGCCAAACCGATAACCCGTGTAGGACTGGCGGCAGCAACCGCAGGCGCCACTGAAATTGCAGTCGCCGCTGTCGATCCCATTCTTGAGGCGACCGGCAAGGAGTTATCCAAGGCGGTGGACGACTTCTGGAAAAAGGAAAGCGCCCGGCGCAGCGCTATGGAGGAGTTTCGTAAGGCCTTAGTCGGGCTTACCGAAGTCAAGGATGGCCCCCCACAGAAGATCGTCTTCGTCGTGGACGAACTCGACCGCTGTCGACCAGATTTCGCGCTCGCCCTACTTGAAATCATCAAGCATTTCTTCGCGGTGCCGAACGTTCATTTCGTTTTGGGAAGCAATCTTCGGTCGCTGGAAAATTCCGTACGCGCCCGGTATGGCGATAAAATTGATGCTGCGGGATATTTGAAGAAGTTCATTCATCTCACACTTAAACCTCCACGAAGTCACGGTTCTCTAGACGCCCATGCAGCAACAGCATATTTTCGCAGCCTGTCAAACTTACTGCAGGTACCGAGCGCCGTAGCGTCCGAGATTGAACACCATTTTCGATACTTAACCCGTCAGGAGGTCGTCAGCCTGCGAGACGTCGAACGGATTGTCGCGCACACTCAACTTATCCCGAAACTGGGGCTTATGCAGAATGGTTATCGGTACCTTCTGGTGGCCGCGACCATGCTTCGTATTCTGGCGCCGGATACGTATTCCAAACTACGATCTGGCAGCGCCACACATAGCGACATACTTTCTATCTACGGCCTCGATTCATCATTTGATACTGACGACGGCTTCATCACTTGGTCTAGAGAGTTTTGGATGGCCGCGTTGTCAGGCGTCGGGAGCGGGGACGAGTTCAGACGCTATTTGCGTGATTGTTTTAGCGGTGACCGGAAGGAGTATGTCGAACAGATCCTCGGACGGCACCTCGACAACTTCACGTTCCAAAAGGACTGA
- a CDS encoding sulfite oxidase heme-binding subunit YedZ, with the protein MRRLTDSIYGLWLLLALPAVWFLAERFVLHGKVAFVPWTGILSCWLLILTMSVTPFQLLFGPLPWLKKRRRYFGVASFGYAFLHLLFWMVNVNMGGLIRSFIRIEILTGWIAMAIMVVLAATSFDGAVKKLGPRWKTIQRWIYPMAILTLVHWVMTTDHLMDVVLYCGPLAVLSAWRIVRYRSRLRRA; encoded by the coding sequence GTGCGGCGGCTGACGGACAGTATCTACGGACTTTGGCTTCTGCTGGCATTGCCGGCGGTGTGGTTCCTTGCGGAACGGTTCGTCCTGCACGGCAAGGTCGCCTTCGTTCCCTGGACGGGCATCTTGTCCTGCTGGTTGCTGATCCTGACGATGTCGGTCACGCCGTTCCAGCTGCTTTTCGGGCCGCTTCCCTGGCTGAAGAAAAGACGGCGGTATTTCGGGGTGGCGAGCTTCGGCTACGCTTTCCTTCATCTCCTTTTCTGGATGGTCAACGTCAACATGGGCGGCCTGATTCGATCCTTCATCCGGATCGAGATCCTTACCGGATGGATCGCGATGGCGATCATGGTCGTCCTCGCGGCGACGTCGTTCGACGGGGCGGTGAAGAAACTCGGACCGCGGTGGAAAACGATCCAGCGCTGGATCTATCCAATGGCGATCCTCACCCTTGTCCACTGGGTGATGACGACCGATCACCTCATGGATGTGGTGCTCTATTGCGGGCCGCTGGCGGTGCTGTCTGCCTGGAGGATCGTCCGCTATCGGAGCCGGCTCCGCAGGGCCTGA
- a CDS encoding GNAT family N-acetyltransferase, translating into MSRARLEEIAITEAAPRDADALRCLHAYYAELARRFPGGFDVTLSRDPDSVDMVPPRGTFLVALSDGHPLGCVALKGDGSKTGEIKRLWIAPAARGMGLATRLMKTAEDRARSLGMTTLRLDTNRTLGEAIALYRSTGWTEIPAFNTEPYAHHWFEKRL; encoded by the coding sequence ATGAGCCGCGCCCGTCTGGAAGAGATCGCGATCACCGAGGCAGCCCCCCGCGATGCGGATGCGCTTCGCTGCCTTCACGCCTACTACGCCGAACTCGCACGCCGCTTCCCCGGCGGCTTCGACGTCACGCTCTCCCGCGATCCCGACTCGGTCGACATGGTGCCCCCTCGCGGCACCTTCCTTGTCGCGCTCTCCGACGGCCACCCTCTCGGCTGTGTCGCGCTGAAAGGCGACGGCAGCAAGACCGGAGAGATCAAGCGCCTTTGGATCGCGCCCGCCGCGCGCGGCATGGGCCTCGCCACGCGCCTGATGAAGACGGCGGAAGACCGCGCCCGCAGCCTCGGAATGACGACGCTTCGCCTCGACACGAACCGGACGCTGGGCGAAGCCATCGCCCTCTATCGCTCCACCGGCTGGACCGAGATCCCGGCGTTCAACACCGAACCCTACGCGCATCACTGGTTCGAAAAACGGCTCTGA
- a CDS encoding DUF4342 domain-containing protein codes for MPDTDKNPENPKKRTWTEEIEVAGDQLVKRVKELAADAQVKRIRITEPDGDLVLEVPLTIGALAGGAVVLAAPLLAVIGALAAFVTKVKIEVVRDKDEGKAGS; via the coding sequence ATGCCGGACACCGATAAGAACCCCGAAAACCCGAAGAAACGCACCTGGACCGAGGAGATCGAGGTTGCAGGCGACCAGCTCGTCAAGCGGGTGAAGGAGCTTGCCGCCGACGCCCAGGTCAAGCGCATCCGCATCACCGAACCGGACGGCGATCTCGTCCTCGAAGTGCCGCTGACGATCGGCGCCCTCGCCGGCGGGGCCGTCGTCCTGGCCGCGCCGCTTCTCGCCGTGATCGGCGCCCTCGCCGCCTTCGTGACCAAGGTGAAGATCGAGGTGGTCCGCGATAAGGATGAGGGCAAGGCGGGATCCTGA